One stretch of Ooceraea biroi isolate clonal line C1 chromosome 4, Obir_v5.4, whole genome shotgun sequence DNA includes these proteins:
- the LOC105275794 gene encoding uncharacterized protein LOC105275794 yields MQHHYFREEPMCKATFLLQDEKSVNVSLDFIRTWMKDTTSLVALSLASGRVVGVAVARSNSDSDKTDTYNRVQNFEGDALRKIMSLVNTLIKQANAYKELDCDVYFRVHVLCVHPSYQERGIDIALLKTCIQVASTLAIPAIGGVFTSGSRQALALKLGFRLISEIRYSRWVVDDEIVFDDPGKGNYSAAFMGMRIEESLHQSDDDGSIKYRSLVN; encoded by the exons ATGCAGCATCATTACTTCCGTGAGGAACCAATGTGCAAAGCGACCTTCTTATTGCAAGATGAGAAATCCGTAAACGTGAGTCTAGATTTCATAAGGACGTGGATGAAAGATACCACGAGTCTAGTTGCACTCAGCCTAGCCTCGGGACGTGTCGTTGGGGTTGCTGTTGCGCGAAGTAATAGCGATTCGGATAAAACTGACACGTATAATCGCGTGCAA AATTTCGAGGGAGACGCTTTACGGAAAATCATGAGTCTGGTCAATACTTTAATAAAGCAGGCAAACGCGTATAAAGAACTCGACTGCGACGTCTATTTTCGAGTCCATGTTCTCTGCGTTCATCCATCTTATCAAGAGAGAGGTATCGACATAGCTCTTCTGAAAACTTGTATTCAAGTTGCGTCCACGCTGGCCATACCGGCCATCGGTGGCGTTTTCACGTCGGGATCCAGACAAGCGTTGGCGCTGAAATTGGGGTTTCGTCTCATCTCGGAGATTCGATATAGCCGTTGggtcgtcgacgacgagatCGTATTCGACGATCCCGGCAAGGGGAATTACTCGGCTGCTTTTATGGGAATGCGAATCGAAGAGTCGCTTCACCAGTCCGACGATGATGGTAGTATCAAGTACCGTTCGTTGGTAAACTAA